Part of the Zingiber officinale cultivar Zhangliang chromosome 6A, Zo_v1.1, whole genome shotgun sequence genome, CTTCAATGACTTTATATCTCAATAGTTATACATTGGTAGCTTAATTTTTAAGTAGGAGAATACTTAGGATGCGTTTCTGAAGATATAATCAACCTTATATTaaaaaattgattattttatttagtataattttaaatctttaatataatttttattataaaaaataataaattttataatctaaattaaagaatAATAGCATGTAATctgaattatattttaatttaaaatttaatatattaaatatatcccTAATTTATTTCTTATATCAATAAATCATCGTCCGTGGCCACGACTTGATTATAGGTACACAAactaatataataatataatattaattaaattatattatattacattataaatttgattatatTATCCTCACTAAATATCAAAAAATATATCTTTTTTGAAAAGATAGAACAACTTCAATGTCGGCCCTAAGAgagataaatataaatatacaaaCTATGTCCATAGTAAGATAAACatgggtgtttggttgatgagtttggGAATGAAAGAATGGAATGAtaataaaagatagtgtttggattgtgggtttaaaaatgatattttaggaatgattattatatttatgggaatcaaccaaactcatataacttgatgAGTTTCATTTTCATTCCTATTCAAATTCATATAACTTGATgaatttcattttcatttttattatcaTTTCATCTTCTTATCAAACTCATATCCATAATTATTCCCATCATTTAATCAAACACCCCCTAAATCACCAATGTATGAGAATCGACTCCTTCgttacacaaaaaaaaaatatcaaacatTTACTATCTGCGCTACGGCGTGCGGCTAACTTTCTTTGAAAAACAATAAGACTTATTCTCGTTTATCTAAAAAACAAACGAGTACGGAGGAGATTCACACACCAAACTCACATGAACACCATCCACACTACAACTGTTGTCCATGAGGTCTACTGTTCAATAAGCAAGCAACTGTCATGGAGACTGAATGACCAGCAAATCCTAATGATCCTGAATCTATTCATCAAACTCCAAGAACATTCTATAGGCGTCTCTTTCTGGGGAGTAGTATTGATGAATCAATCCATCCATTTGAAAACCAAGCTTTCTGTAAAGTAAAAGAGCAGGAATTCTAGCAGGATCAACATGAAGACAAACCCTCTGGATCTTTCTTGTCCTGCACTTTTCAATGGCTGCTCTCAGTAAAAGCTCTCCATGCCCTTGCCTTCTGTAGTTGTCCTTCACTGAATGATCAAGAACAAGCACCAATGCCAAAGCAGACATTTTGATCCGATTTGGTAAACAACTGTTGCTTAGATTCTCACAAACACAAACCAAAACATCATTTTTGGGCCAGAAGCACCTACCAGCAAGTTTGGTGATGGAGGCAGAGAGGGAAGATATCCAGGAGTACATGGCGTAGCCAATGATCTCTTCATCTTTGCCCGTAGAGATCTTGAGGTAGATGAGTCCGCTGTTCTTCTTCCGCAGCTCGTCGTGGAAGGATTTGGAGAGGGATTCGTGCTTGGGGAAGATCTTTCTCTCCAATCTGGCGATCTCCTCTACGACAGAATCAGCGTCTTTGCGGGGATCGAAATCTGAGATTTCTGCCACCGCCGCCGGTGCCGGCGCCTCCATGCTAGGCGAGCTGAGTTAGAACTCGTCTTCGACGGCCAAAGAGCCAGCGGCCGCCAGGCCTGCCGCCCACTTCTACGCGGTTCCGCGCCCTAGCGGTTTATGCAGACATGGATCGTGTGATCCAGTCCATATGTAAACTATTAGTAGTAAATTATGATGAATTTCGGCCCAAATGATGAATTTTGTCGAGTCCATATATTTTGTATAAATTATTAGTAGTAAATATTTTTCGTAAATAGAAATCATTTGTAAAATGTAAAAGTTATATTATtttacttaatttgtaattttattaAATCATGCACTTGAATTTAAAAACATTTTACATTTATTAGAGGTgtaattattttctaaaatatctCATCCATTTATTACGATCTCatagttaaaataaaatatttattttatttgaatcGAGATCATAGGAACTTCTAGtctcttctccttttttttttgttgagtttcactacaaaaaaataagCCTCCTATTAGTCGGATTGAAAAGTGTAGAATCACGATCTTATGCagaatcgatttagggtcaggattggatcgtagaatcgtacgatcttACCAAAAACTCTTAAAATCttattgatccggcagtaaggacgagGGACCCCCTATGTGGGGAGCCAATGACAcgtgaaggtcagaagtcaaaagggtcagcatgaggtccatctgatcggagaagggtcgggtcaaccggccgaatgggtccgggcggaatcaaagacaacccgacggggagtcgggtttccgacgctcatggtgaacagggtagccgggccgagcgggtagcccgctcggccgaggcgtaaagcatcaatgctgtgaaggaacactctcagccgagcacccggtcggaccgatacctacgcccggtcggaccgatgcctgccgagcggatggacgctcggcccGGGGAAAAagaggacaaggacaaggggacattggggaacatcttctgacaacaagcatgttcgacgaccaagccatacgcagaatcctacgacggaaggttctgctgtcccatcagagaggtgtttggactgtagcagtatgatgtcagacatgctcctctggtaatcctaaggtatggtaaaggacacgtgtacacctcggtaggtgtgcataagcctccccacaactcaatataagagccctcagacttcgccggaggtaggcGATCTCTTATCGTTGGAgtcacttcatcgttttcctcttgcctgacttgagcgtcggagggtcgtcgccgggaaccccttcccggctcgacttccttgcaagttcgccggagatccatacggccggtcagagatccacgtcatcagttggaagagcgccatgtgcccagtgtccatcgactcacCGTTTGGactagggatggcaattttcctCGCGGGTTTGGagccccgcggggaaaacccgaaatggggaaggggatccccgatttttcggggatggggcgggtacgggaatactatccccatccccgaaccgccccgaatattattattattaatattaataaatactaatatgatttttttaaaagtattaataatagtattaatattaaaattaaaatttttgaaaatattattattaataatattattaatattgatattaatattaatattatcaattgACCCAGACAAACCACAAACACTAGAATAACTCATACCAGGTCAGATTACATGTATTAATATATGACAGTTAAACTTCCACCTCCATGGATTGCAATTGAAGATACAGTGGCTACCATTTTGGTGTTTCTGTGTCTGTGATTTGTTTGGGTTAATATTCTACTGTTTCTGGTGTCTGTGGTTTGTTTGGGTCAATTtagaaatggggcggggatggggaatccctgaacccgtgggttcgggttgggggaatccccgaacccgaaaaaataagaatggggcggggatgggaatgacaaacccgcccccgccccgccccgttgTCATCCCTAGTTTGGACATGATcacttatcatacatgattaataattagaaaaaaatacctaaaatctcatttacatataaataaataactaattttgtatatatatgtgCAATCATTACTCAACCCCttaaattacattactacatatataaatttaaattaagttgaattattactacatatataaatttaaattaatttgtaaTTCAACTGTTATTCtcacatagtaataatatttatattttcatattataaaatgaaagaatataaaatttatattaatacaataataataacaacacatTTAGtgtcaaaaatattttcttaatttataagataattcaatttaaagatCAACAAAGTACCTAAAGTATATAACAGAAactattgaatcctttgattcaaatatgaatgctggaaataatcttctaaagactagTTGATGTTACATAATACTAAACAATAGATATCCAAAAACTCATTAttttggagaaaaaaaatgatggaatattattaataaaaaactaattcaaaaataattaaacatatgtttaaataatttaaaatcctaataagatgaaaaaaataataaaaaaaaacataaaatcttgcttccaccgatcctgctccgatcATATTCCGATCCTACCAATTTTGTTTCGATCCTATCGATACTGCTGCGATCCTACTGCAAAAACGATTCTACATGATCTTGGATCGATTTTGGgcttccggatcgtaggatcgtacgatcctacgatccggatagCGATTTTGCAAATTATGGTCAGTGGCGGATCCAAGAATTCAAACATGGAGGGGTGATTTTTACGTAGAACAATGGACAGTATCCTCTATCTCCACCGGTTGATCCTATAATACTAAGGATTCTACTGTCGACAAGGAGGTGACCGTCGATGCCGTCTCCCCTCTAAATCTGCCCCTGACTATGGTTACAACCTctacaaatattttttaaaaaagtactcCCGTTTATCTAATTGtcaaaaaaggatttttttttcaaaaaaagttttttttaaaaaaaaaagcaaatatcataccatataaaaataaataaattcaatcgaaaacaaaaattatatattaaaaatttctttattaatttatcaaaattatttaaacttctaATTATTTTATAACGATGAAAAtcaatataaaatttttttaataatgattaattaagTATCATAATGTTGTAACTTGTAACACTATTATACCGTTGTAATAGGTCAATTAGTTAAGGGCAGAGTCCCTTATTCTCCTACTCAGGTTTTAGCTTGGGTAAACAtgtgagagaaaggaagatagCCAGGTTTCAATAAGCCCAGGActataaaatttctaattttaccaTTGCAATTACGGGTTGCTAtacaattttttatattaaatttcaccacgttaaaacaattttaatgaagtaattttaaataagttagtaAAAGTTGACAATTGTTATAATATGAGTCTAATCTTTGATAAGGTGCGTTTGTAAGAGTTAccatataaataatttattttccaTACTAGTCAATATTATAGTATAGCGTTTACTAGATCAATAGCTATTACATGTAATTATAAGATCAATAACTCTTACAATGTCGTTGAGAAAAAaattcctatgatactcaatgtCGACTATAAATTGATAATATGATTTATCTCATTGATATAGTATAAGGGGACGGACTATAATCATTTATTATTAAACAATTATAGCAATTATCTCTAATAAATACTAGTCAAGATTattatattgtaataattataattcataaatactataatataaataatttatttttattaaaactaatcaGTATTATATTATATAAGTTATATGATCTTAATTATTACCATTATACAATTATATAGTTATAGTAATTGTGAAATTATAGTTACCATATATACAGAATTGTAACGGTtatgataatattaaaaaaaataaattgaggtGAAATGCGATgttaattttataataaatagAAAGAGGGACGTTTCTCGACGACCGAAGCTGTgattttttatgatatttttaaggGTATTAATCTtaataaaaggaaactaaatGGACCTTTCCTTCCTCTTTGAATAAGGGTCTCGCT contains:
- the LOC121994309 gene encoding putative [ribosomal protein S18]-alanine N-acetyltransferase, whose product is MEAPAPAAVAEISDFDPRKDADSVVEEIARLERKIFPKHESLSKSFHDELRKKNSGLIYLKISTGKDEEIIGYAMYSWISSLSASITKLAVKDNYRRQGHGELLLRAAIEKCRTRKIQRVCLHVDPARIPALLLYRKLGFQMDGLIHQYYSPERDAYRMFLEFDE